From Nitrospirota bacterium, a single genomic window includes:
- a CDS encoding HAD hydrolase-like protein — MKFILFDIDGTLIDSGGAGVKALNRAFEEIFSVGDAFRSISMAGKTDLQILTEGLKLHNVASSNGAVPAFFESYITHLRNTIDASEGHVKAGIRQALAGIEQSGDFVLGLLTGNIEEGAMIKLEAFDLARYFQIGAYGDDDADRNRLLPIAVEKLRRKRSLDIDYRKCVVIGDTPRDVDCSKPYGACSIAVATGPYSYGSLSETAADMVFQDLSDTDTLLRLLKSW; from the coding sequence ATGAAATTCATACTGTTTGATATAGACGGAACGCTTATCGATTCAGGCGGGGCGGGTGTCAAGGCGCTGAACCGGGCGTTTGAAGAGATCTTCTCCGTAGGCGATGCCTTCAGGAGCATAAGCATGGCCGGGAAGACAGACCTTCAGATACTGACAGAGGGATTAAAACTGCACAATGTCGCGAGTTCCAATGGAGCTGTTCCCGCATTTTTCGAAAGCTATATAACCCATCTCAGGAATACTATTGATGCATCAGAAGGCCACGTAAAGGCCGGCATAAGGCAAGCACTTGCCGGGATCGAACAGAGTGGAGATTTCGTGCTCGGCCTCCTTACCGGTAATATCGAAGAAGGCGCCATGATAAAGCTGGAGGCTTTCGATCTGGCCAGATACTTTCAGATAGGCGCGTACGGAGACGATGATGCTGACAGGAACAGACTTCTGCCGATTGCAGTAGAAAAACTGAGGAGGAAAAGATCACTTGATATTGATTACCGAAAATGCGTTGTCATTGGAGATACCCCAAGGGATGTGGACTGCTCCAAGCCATATGGAGCCTGTTCGATTGCCGTTGCAACCGGTCCCTATTCATACGGATCGCTATCCGAAACAGCGGCAGACATGGTTTTTCAGGATCTTTCTGACACCGATACGTTACTTCGCCTGCTGAAGAGCTGGTGA
- the pyrE gene encoding orotate phosphoribosyltransferase has translation MKKRLIQLVYEKAFRYSEEPTFKLVSGSMSNYYFNCKTVALHPEGMYLIGQIIFDMIKESGIKGIGGLTLGADPIANAVAYTSYLKKSPIEAFVCRKSAKAHGTMQWIEGNIAAGDKVIIVDDVITTGKSTIEAITKAKDGGLDVVKVIALVDRQEGGKENIEDLGYKVDTVVTRDEVMELYRGLKNGETKGSIG, from the coding sequence ATGAAGAAGAGACTTATTCAGCTTGTTTACGAAAAGGCTTTCAGATACAGCGAGGAGCCGACCTTCAAGCTTGTTTCGGGCAGCATGAGCAACTACTACTTCAACTGTAAAACCGTGGCGCTCCATCCCGAAGGCATGTATCTCATCGGCCAGATCATCTTCGATATGATCAAGGAATCCGGCATTAAAGGCATTGGCGGTCTTACCCTCGGCGCAGACCCCATTGCCAATGCGGTAGCATATACGTCTTATCTGAAGAAAAGTCCCATCGAGGCGTTTGTATGCCGCAAATCTGCCAAAGCCCACGGCACAATGCAGTGGATTGAAGGAAATATTGCAGCAGGAGATAAGGTTATTATCGTTGACGATGTAATCACGACAGGCAAATCTACGATCGAGGCAATCACCAAGGCAAAAGACGGCGGCCTCGATGTCGTGAAGGTCATTGCGCTTGTAGACAGGCAGGAGGGCGGCAAGGAAAATATCGAAGACCTCGGCTATAAGGTCGATACGGTCGTGACCAGAGATGAGGTGATGGAGCTTTACCGGGGATTGAAAAACGGGGAAACAAAAGGCAGCATCGGATAA
- a CDS encoding TraR/DksA C4-type zinc finger protein, with amino-acid sequence MAAAKKKAPARKQAASAAKKTVKAKADVSAKAKPQTLKASGKKVSVSAPAKSLKKKNVAPKKAAVAKSSSLKAKKNVAIPLRGKTVPQKKAAAQKPENKDSTLTKSTVPKKGAAVVAPSSERFRGLKSMLIAKRDALLKEAKQEIQKYVSGENRQLVDTAIDEADWAAVEISEDINLKRLSAQRQLLNDVEECLRKVNEGTYGICEDCGEEISEKRLRVIPTATLCIDCKEQREKMAMLDQESEI; translated from the coding sequence ATGGCTGCTGCAAAAAAGAAGGCTCCAGCCAGGAAACAGGCAGCATCAGCAGCAAAAAAAACCGTGAAGGCCAAGGCAGATGTCAGTGCCAAGGCAAAGCCTCAAACACTCAAGGCTTCAGGGAAAAAGGTATCTGTCTCTGCACCTGCTAAGTCCCTGAAAAAGAAGAACGTGGCCCCTAAGAAGGCCGCTGTGGCAAAGTCTTCTTCTCTCAAGGCAAAAAAAAATGTCGCTATACCGTTAAGGGGGAAAACTGTGCCACAGAAAAAGGCTGCTGCCCAAAAGCCTGAAAATAAAGATTCGACATTGACAAAATCGACTGTTCCCAAAAAGGGTGCAGCCGTTGTTGCTCCTTCCAGTGAGCGTTTTCGGGGATTAAAGAGCATGTTGATCGCCAAGCGCGACGCATTACTTAAAGAGGCAAAGCAGGAGATCCAAAAATATGTAAGCGGTGAAAACCGTCAGCTTGTTGATACGGCTATTGACGAGGCAGATTGGGCTGCGGTGGAGATCTCGGAGGATATCAACCTCAAGAGGTTGAGTGCCCAAAGACAGCTCTTAAACGATGTTGAAGAATGCCTGAGAAAGGTCAATGAAGGCACGTATGGCATCTGCGAGGATTGCGGAGAAGAGATCAGCGAGAAGAGGCTGCGTGTTATTCCGACAGCAACGCTCTGCATTGACTGCAAGGAACAAAGAGAGAAGATGGCCATGCTGGATCAGGAATCAGAAATCTGA
- the frr gene encoding ribosome recycling factor gives MIQELRKKTNERMQTSIEALKKKFASVRTGRASLSLLDGLTVDYYGTPTPIQQVASLSIPDSRQISIQPWEQKIIPEIEKAIMKSDLGLTPMNDGKLIRINIPALTEERRKQLVKVVKKEAEDAKVAVRNIRRDINEDLKKLEKEKHVSEDEIKKEHDEVQKITDSYVKKVDELLEHKEKEIMEV, from the coding sequence ATGATCCAGGAATTAAGAAAAAAAACAAATGAACGGATGCAGACCTCTATCGAGGCGCTCAAGAAGAAATTTGCTTCCGTAAGAACCGGAAGGGCATCCCTGTCGCTTCTTGACGGCCTCACCGTAGATTACTATGGCACGCCGACGCCAATTCAGCAGGTCGCCAGCCTCAGTATTCCTGACAGCAGACAGATCTCGATCCAGCCGTGGGAACAGAAGATCATTCCGGAGATAGAAAAGGCTATTATGAAGTCTGACCTTGGTCTTACACCCATGAATGATGGCAAACTGATCAGGATCAATATCCCTGCCCTTACGGAGGAGCGGAGAAAACAGCTCGTAAAGGTTGTCAAAAAAGAAGCTGAAGATGCCAAGGTGGCTGTCCGGAATATCAGAAGAGACATCAATGAGGACCTGAAAAAGCTCGAAAAGGAAAAACATGTCAGTGAAGATGAGATAAAAAAAGAACACGATGAAGTTCAGAAGATCACAGACTCCTATGTCAAGAAGGTTGATGAGCTGCTTGAACATAAAGAAAAAGAGATAATGGAGGTATGA
- a CDS encoding UMP kinase encodes MPRISVVIGGGNIFRGVQASLEGMERASADYMGMLATVINALALQNALEKHKVPTRVQSAIEMQELCEPYIRRKAIRHLEKGRVVIFAAGTGNPYFTTDTAAALRAMEINADIIMKGTKVDGVYSADPVKNPKAKKFTELTYLDVLKKGLGVMDSTAISLCMDNNLPIVVFSLSGKGNIRKIIEGKRIGTIVRGNNDPGIKKKNK; translated from the coding sequence ATGCCGCGTATCTCTGTTGTTATCGGCGGCGGCAATATATTCAGGGGCGTTCAGGCAAGCCTCGAAGGCATGGAGCGGGCATCTGCAGATTATATGGGGATGCTCGCAACCGTCATCAACGCCCTTGCACTCCAGAACGCTCTCGAAAAACATAAGGTGCCTACACGTGTCCAGTCGGCAATTGAGATGCAGGAGCTCTGCGAGCCCTACATCAGGCGCAAAGCGATCCGTCATCTTGAAAAGGGTCGGGTAGTCATCTTTGCCGCCGGCACCGGCAATCCCTACTTTACGACTGACACAGCAGCAGCCCTTCGGGCAATGGAGATCAATGCAGATATTATCATGAAAGGCACCAAGGTGGATGGTGTCTATTCTGCAGATCCGGTAAAAAACCCGAAGGCAAAAAAATTCACTGAACTCACCTACCTCGATGTGCTCAAAAAGGGGCTCGGTGTCATGGACTCCACCGCCATCTCTCTCTGTATGGACAATAACCTGCCTATCGTGGTCTTCAGCCTGAGTGGCAAAGGCAATATCAGGAAGATTATTGAGGGAAAACGGATAGGCACGATCGTAAGGGGGAACAATGATCCAGGAATTAAGAAAAAAAACAAATGA
- a CDS encoding elongation factor Ts produces the protein MTEISAAAVKDLREKTGAGMMECKKALTDAGGDFEKAIDILRQKGLASAAKKASRSASQGLISSFIQADKVGVMAEINCETDFVARTDDFQELMKNVMEQVAAAKPTTVSLEESPSEKPENCLLEQVFVNDPGKTKKIKDLVTEKVAKLGENIVIRRFVRYQADNGLVGAYIHMDKIGVMVAADSAANADELRPLIKDVAMHIAAANPSFISRDQIPQDVIEREKAIYRAQVTGKPADITEKIVVGKLEKYYGDVCLLEQIFVKDPEGKKKVKDVIGAGTTITNFTRFQLGETQPAEPKSC, from the coding sequence ATGACAGAAATTTCAGCGGCAGCGGTAAAAGACCTCAGGGAAAAGACCGGCGCAGGCATGATGGAGTGCAAAAAGGCACTCACCGATGCCGGCGGTGATTTCGAAAAAGCAATAGACATTCTCAGGCAGAAAGGGCTTGCCTCCGCCGCAAAGAAGGCATCCCGCTCGGCTTCACAGGGCCTGATCAGTTCCTTTATCCAGGCAGACAAGGTCGGGGTCATGGCAGAGATTAACTGCGAGACTGACTTTGTGGCAAGGACCGATGATTTCCAGGAACTGATGAAAAACGTGATGGAACAGGTTGCGGCTGCAAAGCCGACCACCGTGTCTTTAGAAGAGTCTCCGTCGGAAAAACCGGAAAACTGCCTGCTCGAGCAGGTTTTTGTGAATGATCCCGGAAAGACAAAGAAGATCAAAGACCTGGTGACCGAAAAGGTCGCAAAGCTCGGCGAAAATATCGTTATCAGGAGGTTCGTCCGTTATCAGGCAGACAACGGACTGGTCGGCGCTTACATCCATATGGACAAGATCGGTGTTATGGTTGCCGCAGACTCTGCTGCAAATGCTGATGAGCTTCGGCCCCTGATAAAAGATGTCGCAATGCATATTGCAGCCGCCAATCCCTCATTCATATCCAGGGACCAGATCCCGCAGGATGTTATCGAGCGGGAAAAGGCGATATACCGGGCACAGGTGACTGGCAAGCCTGCCGATATCACCGAGAAGATCGTCGTCGGCAAGCTGGAGAAGTATTACGGCGATGTCTGTCTTCTGGAACAGATATTTGTGAAAGATCCGGAAGGCAAAAAGAAGGTCAAGGACGTTATCGGCGCTGGCACGACCATTACGAACTTTACCCGTTTTCAGCTTGGCGAAACACAGCCGGCTGAACCGAAGAGCTGTTAG
- the rpsB gene encoding 30S ribosomal protein S2: protein MVVSMKELLEAGVHFGHQVKRWNPKMKRYIFGERNGIYIIDLQKTLKGLEDAYRFVRETAATGASVLFVGTKKQAQDAVMEEAKRCSSYCVNQRWLGGMLTNFTTIKKSIERLKKLETMKEDGTLGLLTKKEAAALEKERIKLDKNLSGIKDMKGTPGVIFIIDPKKEKIAIQEGKKLSIPIVAVVDTNCDPDEVDHVIPGNDDAIRAIKLMASKIADAVLEGRAILNKETAQEEEKAKIEEGVAEAAAAEVTE, encoded by the coding sequence ATGGTAGTTTCAATGAAAGAGTTGCTTGAGGCCGGAGTACATTTTGGTCATCAGGTGAAGCGCTGGAATCCCAAGATGAAGAGATACATCTTCGGAGAAAGAAATGGCATCTATATCATCGACCTGCAGAAAACACTGAAAGGTCTTGAAGATGCGTACCGTTTTGTCAGGGAGACAGCAGCAACGGGTGCAAGTGTGTTGTTCGTCGGCACCAAGAAACAGGCACAGGACGCAGTTATGGAAGAGGCGAAGCGCTGCTCTTCCTATTGCGTCAACCAGAGATGGCTTGGCGGTATGCTGACCAATTTCACCACAATCAAGAAGAGCATCGAGCGGCTTAAGAAACTCGAGACTATGAAAGAGGACGGCACACTCGGCCTTCTTACCAAAAAAGAGGCAGCAGCGCTTGAAAAGGAGCGCATAAAGCTCGACAAGAACCTTTCAGGCATCAAGGACATGAAAGGAACTCCTGGCGTTATCTTTATAATCGATCCCAAAAAAGAGAAGATTGCGATTCAGGAGGGAAAGAAGCTCTCGATCCCGATCGTTGCGGTTGTTGATACGAACTGCGACCCTGATGAAGTTGATCATGTTATCCCCGGCAATGACGACGCTATCCGCGCCATCAAGCTCATGGCCTCCAAGATCGCCGATGCAGTGCTCGAAGGCAGGGCCATCCTGAACAAGGAGACGGCCCAGGAAGAAGAAAAGGCCAAGATCGAGGAAGGCGTTGCAGAGGCAGCCGCTGCAGAGGTAACAGAATGA
- the mqnB gene encoding futalosine hydrolase, whose product MRLINKKRTDIGIIVSVSAEAGMLCRDLRGKTGVTGHYFKGSLSGKRIVLMISGMGKVNAAHAATSLIHEFSPAVVMNIGIGGAYPSSGMKTGDVAIAEKEIYGDEGVLLKDGFHGIDLIGIPLVKKGRKNYFNEFLIDRKLAIKAVKAAQLITHHSSRITVKKGTFLTLSTCTGTKKRALELERRFSAICENMEGAAIAHICTLYDVPMIEMRGISNMAGVRDRAAWHVPLAAENCQKAALEYIKTL is encoded by the coding sequence ATGAGATTGATAAACAAGAAAAGAACCGATATCGGGATCATTGTCTCGGTTTCTGCAGAGGCAGGCATGCTTTGCAGGGATCTGAGGGGAAAAACAGGGGTTACGGGCCATTATTTTAAGGGCAGCCTGTCCGGGAAGCGTATCGTTTTAATGATTTCCGGCATGGGCAAGGTGAATGCTGCCCATGCCGCCACGAGTCTTATCCATGAATTTTCACCTGCAGTGGTCATGAATATCGGTATTGGCGGTGCATATCCTTCATCAGGCATGAAAACCGGGGATGTGGCAATCGCAGAAAAAGAGATCTACGGAGACGAGGGAGTCCTGCTGAAGGACGGGTTTCACGGCATAGATCTTATCGGCATACCGCTCGTTAAAAAGGGCAGGAAAAACTATTTCAACGAGTTCCTCATTGATCGAAAACTCGCAATTAAGGCTGTTAAGGCTGCCCAACTCATCACTCATCACTCATCACGAATTACGGTCAAAAAAGGGACTTTTTTGACGCTCTCCACCTGCACCGGCACAAAGAAGAGGGCACTGGAACTTGAGCGTCGTTTCAGCGCTATTTGTGAGAATATGGAAGGAGCTGCCATTGCCCATATCTGCACGCTTTATGACGTTCCGATGATCGAGATGCGCGGCATCAGCAACATGGCCGGCGTTAGGGACAGGGCAGCATGGCATGTGCCGCTTGCTGCAGAGAACTGCCAGAAGGCAGCGCTCGAATACATCAAAACGCTCTGA
- a CDS encoding 1,4-dihydroxy-6-naphthoate synthase, translating into MKSTLSLGYSPCPNDTFIFYALVHGKIDTEGIAYKEVLEDVETLNQMAQQDKLDITKVSFHAFGFLRDRYCLLRSGGALGKGCGPLVVAQDECSMQDLRGKTIAIPGELTTAFLLLQVFDPELKKKIKVMPFHQIIDAVKNGEADAGLIIHESRFTYQQAGLKQLMDLGAWWEQETGLPIPLGCIIAKRELGKERVQKIEALIRKSLEYAFSHSEEAKTYIKRHAQELDDTVIEQHIRLYVNEYSLDIKDEGLYAVEELFRRAAEQDIIPKSSLPLFPAE; encoded by the coding sequence ATGAAAAGCACGCTTTCTCTCGGCTATTCGCCCTGCCCCAATGACACGTTCATCTTCTATGCCCTGGTGCATGGGAAGATCGATACGGAGGGCATTGCGTACAAGGAGGTCCTTGAAGATGTCGAGACCCTCAACCAGATGGCGCAGCAGGATAAGCTCGACATCACGAAGGTATCCTTTCATGCCTTTGGTTTTCTCAGAGACAGATACTGCCTGCTCAGATCGGGTGGTGCACTTGGCAAGGGGTGCGGCCCGCTTGTTGTGGCGCAGGATGAGTGTTCCATGCAGGACCTCAGGGGAAAGACCATAGCGATCCCCGGAGAACTGACCACTGCCTTTCTGCTCCTGCAGGTCTTTGATCCTGAACTGAAGAAAAAGATCAAGGTTATGCCCTTTCATCAGATTATCGACGCGGTCAAAAACGGGGAGGCAGACGCAGGTCTCATTATCCACGAGAGCCGCTTTACCTATCAGCAGGCAGGATTAAAACAGCTTATGGATCTCGGTGCGTGGTGGGAGCAGGAGACAGGGCTTCCTATTCCGCTGGGCTGCATTATCGCCAAACGAGAACTCGGCAAAGAGCGGGTGCAGAAGATCGAAGCGTTGATCCGCAAAAGCCTGGAATATGCCTTCAGCCATAGCGAAGAAGCAAAGACCTATATCAAGCGCCATGCGCAGGAGCTTGACGATACTGTTATCGAGCAGCATATCAGGCTCTATGTGAATGAGTATTCCCTCGATATCAAAGACGAGGGTCTGTATGCAGTGGAAGAGCTTTTCAGAAGGGCGGCTGAGCAGGACATAATCCCGAAATCCTCCCTACCTCTTTTTCCGGCAGAATGA
- a CDS encoding ATP-dependent helicase, with product MKKYLLHREPHQFSVDYARDLNPEQSAAVMHGEGPALVLAGAGTGKTRVVTYRVARLIETGTPAENILLLTFTNKAAREMLRRVELLIGMNISGLFGGTFHHIANLLLRQHCMLIGYRQGFSILDREDSKELFDACIADVYKKETILPKGSVLAEICSLSRNTAIPVEDVVLQRFSHFSHLLEEIMRIAELYDKKKVQLNLLDFDDLLHGWQRLFLEHPKIREYYSIKFRHVLVDEYQDTNRLQSEIIDLTTGRAENLMVVGDDAQSIYSFRGADFENILKFPERHAATAVYKLTTNYRSTPQVLHLANSSIVHNRRQFRKDLHAVSAPGELPYMVALKDVFEQAEFVASVVIDLNADGRSFSEIAVLYRSHYQSMELQMELQRKGIPFDVRSGLTFFEQAHIKDTLSFLKIIANPHDEISWKRVLKLIPGIGNITAAKIWNFIQQQEKPVEAVFDAYTLAPKKAANAFNNFLEMLSVLKHERYLGMPSAAIDYVMQHGYEDYLHATYPNADMRVDDVMQMMKFAQRYDLLETFLSEMTLQGLADAAEGPEASEGKVILSSVHQAKGLEWNTVFLIGLNDGKFPSAKSLKNEDEEEERRLFYVGVTRAKESLYLCYPVVADDWQTMGIAQQSRFLKELPSDCFEEMAVEDV from the coding sequence ATGAAAAAGTATCTTCTCCACAGAGAACCTCACCAGTTTTCGGTTGACTATGCCAGAGACCTTAACCCGGAGCAGTCGGCAGCAGTGATGCATGGCGAAGGCCCTGCGCTGGTGCTCGCAGGGGCAGGCACCGGCAAGACGCGGGTCGTAACGTACCGGGTTGCACGCCTGATCGAAACAGGGACCCCTGCAGAGAATATCCTGCTCCTTACCTTCACGAACAAGGCAGCACGGGAGATGCTCAGAAGGGTTGAACTCCTGATCGGCATGAACATCTCAGGCCTTTTCGGCGGCACGTTCCACCATATCGCAAACCTGCTTCTCAGGCAGCACTGCATGCTGATCGGGTACAGGCAGGGCTTCTCGATCCTTGACCGTGAGGATTCAAAGGAGCTCTTTGACGCCTGCATTGCAGATGTGTATAAGAAGGAGACCATCCTCCCCAAGGGAAGTGTGCTGGCTGAGATATGCAGCCTCTCGAGAAACACTGCCATACCGGTCGAGGATGTTGTGCTTCAGCGTTTTTCGCATTTCTCCCATCTGCTGGAAGAGATCATGAGGATCGCGGAGCTCTATGACAAAAAGAAGGTGCAGCTGAACCTCCTCGATTTTGACGATCTGCTCCATGGCTGGCAGAGGCTTTTTCTGGAGCATCCGAAGATCCGGGAATACTATTCGATAAAATTCAGGCATGTACTGGTTGACGAATATCAGGACACGAACCGGCTTCAGTCCGAGATCATAGACCTCACGACCGGCCGTGCGGAGAACCTTATGGTTGTCGGCGATGACGCCCAGTCGATCTATTCTTTCCGGGGCGCGGATTTTGAGAATATCCTGAAGTTCCCTGAACGGCATGCAGCAACAGCGGTGTACAAGCTCACCACGAACTACCGCTCCACCCCCCAGGTGCTGCACCTTGCCAACAGCAGCATTGTCCATAACCGCAGGCAGTTCCGCAAGGACCTCCATGCAGTCTCTGCACCGGGCGAGCTTCCGTACATGGTTGCTCTCAAGGATGTATTTGAGCAGGCGGAATTTGTGGCGTCAGTCGTGATCGACCTGAATGCTGACGGACGGTCATTTAGTGAGATCGCCGTGCTCTATCGTTCCCATTACCAGTCCATGGAGCTCCAGATGGAGCTGCAGCGCAAGGGCATCCCATTTGACGTAAGGTCAGGTCTTACATTTTTCGAGCAGGCCCATATCAAGGACACGCTTTCGTTCCTGAAGATCATTGCCAATCCCCACGATGAGATCAGCTGGAAGCGGGTGCTGAAACTCATTCCCGGCATCGGCAATATCACCGCCGCAAAGATCTGGAATTTCATTCAGCAGCAGGAGAAGCCCGTTGAGGCAGTGTTCGATGCGTATACGCTGGCGCCGAAAAAAGCGGCCAATGCCTTCAATAATTTCCTTGAGATGCTGAGTGTGCTGAAGCATGAGCGGTATCTGGGCATGCCGTCTGCAGCGATCGATTATGTGATGCAGCACGGGTATGAGGACTATCTCCATGCGACCTATCCCAATGCAGACATGCGGGTTGACGATGTCATGCAGATGATGAAATTTGCACAGCGGTATGACCTGCTCGAGACCTTTCTGAGCGAGATGACGCTCCAGGGGCTTGCCGACGCGGCCGAAGGACCAGAAGCATCAGAAGGCAAGGTCATCCTTTCGTCCGTGCATCAGGCAAAGGGGTTAGAGTGGAACACGGTCTTCCTGATCGGCCTGAATGATGGGAAGTTCCCGTCCGCCAAATCGCTCAAAAACGAAGACGAGGAAGAAGAACGCAGGCTCTTTTACGTTGGCGTGACAAGGGCCAAGGAATCCCTGTATCTCTGCTATCCGGTAGTTGCTGATGACTGGCAGACCATGGGTATCGCCCAGCAGTCCCGGTTTCTGAAAGAGCTGCCTTCAGATTGCTTTGAGGAGATGGCGGTCGAAGATGTATAA
- a CDS encoding lipoate--protein ligase family protein: protein MSHEWRLINSGPGSASYNMALDEAIAMSVRNREALPTLRFYSWDNPSVSIGCFQKTADLDLAYCRQNRIPLVRRPTGGRAILHGDELTYSFSVRTDREPFSEGLMQSYRRISCAFNLAFQKIGVCVESKMQREQGRVLTGSPLCFESSSYGEILLNTQKIVGAAQKRWQDGLLQQGSIPYTSDKKEIAHVFGRKALQAENAMNGLKETLPDFDDQQFRNAIADAFEETFGVSLPASHPDPAEHQLALGLEQQKYLQASWNFRL, encoded by the coding sequence ATGTCTCATGAATGGCGGCTGATCAATTCAGGGCCCGGCAGTGCCTCCTATAATATGGCACTGGACGAGGCAATTGCCATGTCGGTCCGAAACCGCGAAGCACTTCCGACGCTCCGGTTCTATAGCTGGGACAACCCCTCCGTAAGCATCGGCTGTTTTCAGAAAACAGCCGACCTTGATCTTGCTTACTGCAGACAGAACAGAATCCCGTTGGTACGAAGACCGACAGGAGGCAGGGCTATTCTTCATGGTGATGAGCTGACGTACAGCTTCTCTGTCCGCACAGACAGGGAACCTTTTTCAGAAGGTCTTATGCAAAGCTATCGCAGAATAAGCTGTGCCTTCAATCTTGCCTTTCAGAAGATCGGCGTTTGTGTCGAATCAAAGATGCAACGGGAACAGGGCAGGGTCCTGACCGGAAGCCCCCTCTGTTTCGAGTCAAGCTCGTATGGAGAAATCCTCCTGAATACGCAGAAGATCGTCGGGGCTGCCCAGAAACGCTGGCAGGACGGGCTCCTCCAGCAGGGGTCAATTCCGTATACCTCTGACAAAAAAGAGATCGCTCACGTTTTTGGAAGAAAGGCCTTACAGGCTGAAAACGCGATGAATGGCCTGAAAGAGACCCTTCCGGACTTTGACGATCAGCAATTCAGAAACGCAATTGCCGATGCCTTTGAAGAGACCTTCGGGGTCAGCCTTCCAGCTTCACATCCTGACCCGGCTGAACATCAGCTTGCGCTGGGGCTTGAGCAGCAGAAGTATCTACAGGCCTCGTGGAACTTTCGGCTGTAG
- a CDS encoding CooT family nickel-binding protein, with protein MCEANAYIYKDGKEELYLENVDLMKPEDGKIFMKNLFGEQKIFEGEIKEVSLLRHKIILEKK; from the coding sequence ATGTGTGAAGCAAATGCCTATATCTATAAAGACGGCAAGGAGGAACTCTATCTTGAGAATGTCGATCTTATGAAACCGGAAGACGGGAAGATCTTTATGAAGAACCTCTTTGGCGAGCAGAAAATCTTTGAAGGCGAGATAAAAGAAGTCTCCCTTCTCCGTCACAAGATTATCCTGGAGAAAAAGTAG
- a CDS encoding DUF3842 family protein produces the protein MLRIAVIDGQGGGIGSLVVKRLKEEFSDRVEVIALGTNAAATTAMMKSRANKGATGENAIIWNSDKVDMIIGPLSIALPNAMLGEVTDRMATAVVASAARKLLLPLNQEGVEIAGGGREPLPHLIEHVISQIKESCHV, from the coding sequence ATGCTCAGGATTGCAGTTATAGACGGACAGGGAGGCGGTATCGGAAGCCTTGTGGTGAAGCGCCTGAAGGAGGAATTTTCAGACAGGGTCGAGGTGATCGCGCTCGGCACCAACGCCGCTGCGACAACAGCCATGATGAAATCGCGGGCGAACAAGGGTGCGACCGGTGAAAACGCAATCATCTGGAACTCTGACAAGGTGGATATGATCATCGGCCCTCTGAGCATTGCCCTGCCCAATGCCATGCTGGGCGAGGTGACCGACAGGATGGCAACCGCTGTTGTTGCATCTGCTGCCCGGAAACTCCTGCTTCCCCTGAACCAGGAGGGGGTCGAGATAGCAGGCGGTGGCCGGGAACCTCTGCCCCATCTTATTGAACATGTAATCTCACAGATAAAGGAGAGCTGCCATGTGTGA